ATTACTGAACAGACGTTCACCAAATACCCGACCGATAGTGTAATTCACCGCATCACCCACGATTGCCGCAATCGCCATCAGTGCGACCATCACGTGAACATTGAGATCATTGCTGGGTAATGCCGCCAGCGCACCCGCCACAAACAGCAGCGAATCCCCCGGCAGGAACGGCGTGACCACCAGACCCGTTTCGCAGAATAAAATCAGGAATAAAATGCCGTATACCCAGATGCCATACTGCGCAACCAGTTCCGCTAAATGCACATCAATATGCAAAATGAAATCAATGACAAAGTGAATAAAGCCCATTAGATCCTCAACCTCTTCCTGGTCAAAAACGCTGTATTGATAAACGTTAATGCGATAAACGTTAAAAGTGTCCCTTAATCTTCCAGGAACAGTGGCCCCATATTCACCTGAGGTAATGCAAATTTCTCAGGATAATCAACAGACACCAGATACAAACCTTCAGGCTTGCCCGTCGCCGCCGCGAGATTACGATCTTTCGCCGCCAGCAATTCTGACATCCAGCCCACAGGCTGATTGCCCGCACCAATCTCAACCAGACTGCCGACAATATTGCGCACCATATGATGCACAAAGGCATTCGCTTTGATGTCCACCACCACGTAATTACCGTGACGGCTGACGTTGAGATGCATGACATAACGCCACGGCGTACGCGACTGGCATTGAGATGCGCGGAAAGACGTGAAATCGTTTTCGCCCAGTAACGCCTGCCCGGCCAGCTGCATTTTTTCCACGTCCAGCGGCATATGCACATGGGTCACGCCAGTGTGCAAAATCGCTGAACGGTAGCGGTTATTGTAAATAACGTAACGATACCGGCGGGCGGTGGCACTGAAACGGGCGTGGAAATCCTCGCTCACGTTTGCGCACCAGCGAACCGCAATGTCCTTTGGCAGATGGGTATTTACACCCATCGTCCAGGCGGCATCTTTACGCAGAACCGGCGTATCAAAATGCACCACCTGTCCGGTGGCACTGACACCGGCGTCAGTTCGCCCGGCGCAGAACACCACAATCGGCGTATTGGCCACACGGCTCAGCGCTTTTTCCAGACATTCCTGCACACTGGCCGCGCCCTGCTGACGCTGCCAGCCAAAATACGCGCTGCCATTATATTCAACGCCTAACGCCACACGTCCGGCGACCGGAGCCGCACCGACGTCAGCGATAACTTCATCGGACATAATCAGTACCAGTACTCGTTAATCAGCTTCTCGGCGGTTTCCACCGCCATCAGCGCGCCGCCGAAACGAACGTTGTCAGCCACTGACCAGAATTGCAGCAACTCAGGAATGCCGTAATCATTACGAATACAACCAATGCTCAGATTGGCGTTGCCGGAGGCGTCGCTGACCTGAGTCGGGAAATCATCTTCATCGCTGAGATTAATGTCATCAATGCGCTCAAGTTCAGCACGTGCTTCTTCCGCCGACAGCGGACGCAGACCTTCGAGATGCACCACCTGCGCGTGACCGTAGAATACCGGCGACTGCACACAGCTGACGGAAATCGGCAGACCCTCGTCCTGCAACACTTTACGTACCTGATCAACCAGACGACGTTCCTGATGCACGCTGCCCTCTTCATCGCTCACCAGCGGTAAAAGGTTGAAAGCCAGCTGCTTGCTGAAAATACCTTCTTCTGCCGGAATACCGTTCAGCAGACGCGCGCTCTGACCGGCCAGATCGTCAACCGCGGCTTTACCCAGCGCTGAAACGGAAAGCAGAGAAGTAACGTGCAGACGGGACAAACCGGCCTGTTCGGTCAGCGGTTTAATGGCAGTCAGCAACTGGCTGGTCAGGCTGTCAGCCACGGCCACGATGTTGCGGTTGCGATAATGCGACAGCGCATCCGGATTCACACCCGGCACCACCAGAGGAATGTCGTGTTCAAGGGAGAACAGACCGCTGCTGTCGATCACCAGACAGCCCTGATTTGCCGCTTCTTCGGCGTAAAGCGCAGAGGCTTCAGAACCGGCAACAAAAAATGCCAGCTGAACCTGCGACCAGTCGAATTCAGACGCCTGCTGCACGCGCAGGCTTTTACCGTTAAAACGCACGGTCTGACCGGCGCTGCGCTCACTTGCCAGCGGGAAGAGCTCACCAACCGGGAACTGACGATCAGCCAATAATTCCAGTAACGCATCACCGACTGCGCCCGTTGCGCCAAGCAGCGCAATATTCCAGCCATCAGACATGTTGGTATTCTCCAGAAATAAAAGTACAAAATACAAAGGGGCGATGAATATTCACCGCCCGGCTATTCAAAATATTTATCGCATCACTGCAGATGAAAAAGCGTAAGGCTGAGTTAAGTCGTCGCTCAACTCAACCTAACTGGCTGTTGAAACCCAGTTTTTTCAGCACATCAGCGGTGGCTGCATCGTCGCAAATCACCCGTAAAGATGACCACTCACGACGTTCTTCATAGAACTTACGCAGCTTGTCGAATTCACCCGGTTTCCCGGCGACACGGCGCAAAGGCCGGTCATCGCGGCGCACATCATACACTAAGTGAATAAGACGCAGCAGTTTGGCTTCGCTCAGTGCGCCACTCAGCGTCACTTCGGCAAATTCCGGCGCCGGAAGTAAGGATTCCAGCGGCACGGTTTGTGGCTGACCGATAAACTGGCTGAATGCTTCAAACACCTGCGTGGTGCCGCGCGCTTTGCCTTCCAGGCTGTAACCGGCAATATGAGCGGTGCCAATGGCGACTTTATCCAGCAGCGCCAGCGATAAATCTGGTTCAGGTTCCCAGACATCCAGCACGGCGGTCAGTTTTTTATTGCCGCTCAGCGCATCGAGCAGTGCCGCGTTATCCACCACTTCGCCGCGACAGGCGTTGATCAGAATGCGATCCGCGGGCAGACGCGCCAGCAAATCCGCATCCACCAGATGATGCGTCGCATAAGGGCCGGACATATTCAGCGGCGTATGGAAAGTCAGGATATCCGCTTCTGCCACCAGTTTTTCCAGCGGCCAGAACTCACCTGCATCGCCACGGTCAGCACGCGGCGGATCGCACAATAACGTGCGCACACCCAGCGCTTCGAGGCGGGCATTCAGGCGTGATCCCACGTTACCGACGCCGATAATTCCGACCGTTTTGTCGCGCAGCTGGAAACCGTCGCGCTGGGCAAGGATCAGCAAAGATGAGAAAACATATTCCACAACGGCAATGGCATTACAGCCCGGCGCCGCAGAGAAACCAATTCCTGCGCTGGCCAGCCATGCATCATCAACGTGATCGGTGCCCGCGGTGGCGGTCCCAACAAATTTCACCGGTTTTCCCGCCAGCAAACTCTCGTTCACTTTCGTCACAGAACGCACCATCAGCGCATCGGCATCATTCAGGGCGTCTTGCGGGATGGGACGGCCGGGAACGGCCTGCACGTTCCCCAGTCGGCTAAAAAGCTCGACGGCATACGGCATATTTTCATCAACCAGGATTTTCACGTTTGTCTCCGGCAGCATGGCCTAAAGAAAGAATAGAAAATAAAGAGGGCATTGATTTTGCCACGATACGGGGGCAGATCCCAACTTTCAGGGCACAGCTTTACCTGTCGTTACGAAAACGCTGCGGCGTCGTGCCGGAAATCTGCTGGAACATGGCGATAAACGCCGAAGACGAGCTGTAACCCAGATCGAGCGAGACGTCGTGCACCGTTTTACCCTGCTCGAGCAGAGAGATCGAATGCAGAAAACGCAACCGCTGACGCCACTGTGCAAAGCTCATCCCCAGTTCCTGCTGACAGCGCCGCGAGAGAGTGCGTTCGGTGGTATAGACCTGCTTTGCCCATTGTGCCAGCGACGTATTATCCGCCGGGTTTTTCTCCAGCGCATTCAGAACCGGTGCCAGCAGCTTATTTTCGGACGTCGGTAAATAGGTATTCTGTCGCGGTGCCAGACTGATTTGATCCAGCAAAACGCGGCACATGCGCAGGTCCGCTTCAGTTTGCGGCTCCGTCATATTTCGCGAGAAACAATCATCGGCAATGGCATTAAAAATGGCCGTCGGTGTCAGCAGGCAAGGCTCAGCGGGCAAATCCGTATCGAGTTCCGGCGCAATATCGATGGCACAAAAACGCGTGGTCTTGCGGTTATAGCTTGAATGCTCAACCCCGGCAGGTACCCAGATGGCGAATTCACGCGGAGCCAGATAGCGCTGGCCGTTGACCAGCATGGCGAGAACGCCGGATTTCACGCAAATAATCTGGCTCCACGGATGTGAATGACGCACATATTCGGAATTCCCTTCCACAATCTCGCCGCGAAAAAGCAGCGTGACCGGCATTTTCTCGGGCAGTGGCGGATAATAACGGGGAGGCGCTGTACGGGGAGAAAGCATAAAAACCTTTTGTCTGTGACGCGCGCGAGGGTTGTCTGAATTGCGCGATGTGTTGTCTGATTATCGTTATATCGAAGAAATAAGACAACCGTACACTAGCGTGACGATTTACTCAGGGATAATAATCAATGAATGCGCTGTTTCCTCTTTTTGCTGTACTCATCTGGTCGCTGAATGCGGTGGTGAGTAAAGCCTCGGCTTCCGCGATCGATCCGGCGGCCATTTCGTTCTACCGCTGGCTGCTGGCTTTAGTGACGCTCACCCCATTTGTGCTGCCCGGCCTGCTGCGTAACCTGCAAGCGGTAAAACAATACTGGTGGAAACTGCTGATCCTCGGTCTTCTGGGTATGGTGCTGTACCAGAGTCTGGCGTATTACGCCGCCCACAGCGTCAGCGCGCTGTTTATGGGGATCCTCAATTCGCTGATCCCATTGCTGACCGTGCTGATTGGTCTGGTGGTGCTGCGCATCGTCCCTACCGTCGGCGTCGCACTGGGCAGTATTATTTCACTCGGCGGCTTATTGTGGCTGGTGAGTGCGGGTGATCCATCGCAGCTGTTGCAGCACGGCATCGGCAAGGGAGAACTGATGATGTTCGCCGCGTCTGCGTCTTATGCGTTGTACGGCGTATTAACCAAGCGCTGGGCGATACCGCTGCCGAACTGGCAATCGTTGTATGTGCAGATCATTTTCGGCGTGTTGCTGCTGTTGCCCAACTTCCTGCTCGCCAGTGATGTCAGCCTGAACGCACATAATATTCCGCTGGTGCTGTTCGCCGGGATCCCGGCGTCGATTATTGCGCCCTTCCTGTGGATCCAGGGCGTTATCCGACTTGGTGCCAATAAAGCGTCTATTTTCATGAACCTGTCGCCAATTTTCACGGCGGTGATCGCCGTGCTGTTCCTGCACGAACAGCTGCACAGCTATCATCTGATCGGCGGTGGTATCACGCTTGCCGGTGTGATCCTCGCGCAGCGTTTACGTAAACCGCTTTACTCCCGCAAGCCGCCTGCGGCACAAAAAGACCTCGGTTAAACCATTGCGCCATCCGGAAAAAGGATGGCGTTTCTTTCTGCTTTTCGCTTTCGCGCCCCGCAATACGTTTTCGCCCGCTGTTTTAAGCAACAATATCTTCAGGAATCTCCGCCAGTCAGCTTTTCACGGTGTCGGTGAAAACACTTTGCAGGTATGATGAGGCGCTTCCGCGCTCTGCGCCGTACTTGTTACTTTTAACCTGAGTTTATTAACCTTAAGTTTAAGTGACGTTTTTAATTTCCAGCGAAGGACGGTGATATGCAACCTTTGAGCGGCCCGGGTATGCCGGTTGGCGACAACAGAACACAACCACAGGGTCAAACCGTTCCTGCAAAAACAGGCGCTGAGCTGCCATTAACACCGGTACAGCGCACGACGCTGGAAAAACTGATCGTCAAGCTCATGGCACTGATGCCGGTCAAATCCGCTGAAATCTGGGCCAGCCTGCGCCACGAGCTTTCGCTGCCGCATGGCGCAGAAATCACCTCACAGCAGTTCCCGCAGGCTGAAAGCCTGTTACAGGGAAAGCTGACTCAGGCGCAGGACAGCCACGCCTCGCGCCAGCTGATGGTGCAACTGACCGAACTGTTGCCGCAGGGCAATAACCGTCAGGCAGTCAGTGATTTTATCCGCCAGAATTTCGGGCACACCGTACTGAGCCAGCTGACGCATTCGCAGCTGCAACAGGTGCTGGACCTGATCCAGACCCGTCAGATGAATATCCCGCAACCGCAGCAGACGCCGGTCACAGACCGTCCTTTACTGCCTGCCGAGCACAACAGCCTGCAGCAGCTGGTAACCCGTCTCAGTGCAGCGACCGGCGAAGCACCGGTCAAAGTCTGGCAAACGCTGTTTACACTGGTGGGCGTTAAAGTCGGTGAACCTATCCCGGCAAAACATTTCCAGGTGCTGAGCCAGTTCTTGCAGGTGAAAGCCTCACTCAGCCAGCAGACCACGGCCCCGACGCTGACCACGCTGCTCAGCGTGCTCAAGCAACCGGCCAGTACGCATGAAATCCATCAGCTGACCGAATATGCCGATAACCGCTTCAGTGCGACGTTGTCTACACCGCTCAATCAGGCGCAGATCAGCGATCTGATCGGTGTGCTGTTCAGCCAGCGTGTTGATCGTTCACCGCGTGCGCACGAGACCGACGATGTATTCACGACCGTTTCGCGCATCGATCCGCAGCCGATCATGAATCCGCTGATCGCTATGTTGCCGCCTTCCATGCAGGCGATTGGCGGCAAACCGCTGCTGTTTATTGCGTTCGTGGTCGTCGTGATCCTGCTGTGGATCGTGTTTTAAACGCAGCCGCAATCATCAGGGGCCTGTGCCTTTGAATAGTTTCCGCGTTCTTCACCTGTCGCCAGCGGGTGCTGATCGCGGATCCAAAAATCCAGCCCGCCAATCATTTCCTTCACCCTGAATCCCAGCGTCGCCAGTTTGTACGCGCCCTGTGTTGAACCGTTGCATCCGATCCCGTCGCAATACGTCACATACACCTGCCTTTTACTGAGTTCGCGGGTGCTTTCTGCCGTCATCAGTTTATGCGGAAAGCTGACCGCACCCGGTACATGACCGCGCGCATAATGTTCAGCAGAACGGGTATCAATAACCACAATCCCGCTGACTTCATTTTGCAAATCCGCAGCGACATCAGCAGCATCGGTATAAAAACTGAGTTTCGACAACAGATAAGCCGCGCTGATTTCCGGCGACGGGGGTGCAAAACCCAAAACATAAGACTCTTGTTGCATAAACGCTTCCTCATAAGGTGATGGGACTAAAAACAGTTCCATCATCGCTGTTTTTGGTCTTATGATTAATGCCAATTCCTGATCAACAATAAGACCGATTATGCCCGCGTCCCCTCTGCCATCCGCACTGATTACGCTTTTCGAAAACACGGCAGCCACAGCGTCAGGAACCCCCGCGGGTTTACGCGACAGGCTGTGTGCAGCGTTGCGTCAGGCAATAAATACCGGCGCTTTAGCTGGCGGAGCACGTCTGCCCTCTTCCCGGATGCTGGCGGCCGACCTCAAACTGTCACGCGTCACCGTGGAAGCCGCTTATGCACAAGTTGAAGCCGAGGGATATTTACAACGTCAGACCGGCAGGGGCACTTTCGTCAGCGCATCGCTGCCGGACACTCGCGTGTCGCGCAAAAACAAAACCGCCACTTCGGGGCTTTCAAGGCTTTCAGCACGGGGACACAACATGGTGGCTACCGGCGGATGCCGTGATCCGCTGTCACCGGTTCCCTTCGCCGCCGGTTCCCCTGATCTGCGTGCTTTTCCGCTGAAGATCTGGAAGCAAATCACCGCCAGACAGTTACGGGCGCAGGGCGAACGGTTACTGGGGTATGGCGATCCGCAGGGGTATCAGCCTCTGCGTGAGGCGGTCGCCAGCTATCTGCAGCAATCGCGGGGCGTTTTGTGCAGCCCTGAACAAATCCTCATTACTACCAGTTCGCAGCAGGCACTCCAGCTGCTGGCCATGTTGCTTGTCGATCCAGGTGATACTGTCTGGCTGGAACAACCCGGATACTTAGGCGCACGAAACGCCTTTGCCAGCGCAGGAGCCGACATTCGCGCTATTCATGTTGATAGTCAGGGAATGGCGCCGGAACCAGATTTACCCGTACCGCGCCTGATCTATCTGACGCCGTCGCATCATTATCCGACGGGTGTAAGTCTGAGTTTGCCACGGCGTCTGCACCTGCTCGATTATGCAAAACGTCACGCCAGCTGGATTATAGAAGACGATTACGACAGCGAATTGCATTACGACGCGCGACCACTGCCTGCCATGCAAGGGCTGGATAAACATCAGCAGGTCATTTATCTCGGCACTTTCTCAAAAGTATTATTCCCGTCTTTGCGGCTGGCCTACGTTGTATTACCGCCGGCCCTCGTTGCGCCAATGGTGACACTGCGCACGGTGAATGACGGCCATTCTTCGCAGCTGATGCAGGCCGTTACTGCGGAATTTATGCAGGCCGGACATTTCGCCTCGCACCTGCGTTTCACCCGCCAGCTTTACCACAGCCGCCGTGATCATCTGCTTGACCAAATCAGGCAGAAAGTTGAATGGCTCCGTCCGCAAATAGCGGCGGGCGGATTACAACTCGCTGCCCGTCTTCCTGCCGGACAGGAACAGTATTTCAGCGAACTTGCCGCGCGGGCTGGCATTGAAACACCGCGTCTTTCACCGTTATTTTTCGGTAATACCGGCCAGCACCAGGACGGCTGGCTGCTGGGGTTTTCAGCATTAACGCCTGCTGAAATCACCGCTGCCGTAAACCGTCTGGCCTCGCTAAAAGTGGCCGTTATTTAGCGAAAAGCGCCAGCAAAAACCAACCCGCAACACCGCTGAATAGCAGGAACGGGAAGGAATAATAGTGAAATCTGAGCCAGATCTTTTTGTCATTCGCCATGCGCAGCGCGATGAGATTTGCCAGCGACCCGATCGCCAGCCCGAACCCCCCCGCATTCACGGCGTAGGCCAGCAATGCGCCGGAAGGCAGATAGTTGATCATCAAAATCGTCGCCGGTACGTTGCTGATCACCTGAGAAAGTCCGATGCTGAGCAGATAATGCGCGTAATCCGGCAGGCCGTGGATCTGCGCAAATGCTGGCTGTAGAACCGGTAAGCCTACAATCAGGCGCACATCGATAAACATCACGATGAAAACCAAAATCAGCGGCCAGTCAATGCGCAGCAGAACCCCGCGTGCCAGCAGCAGGAAACATACAACCACCGCCAGCAAGCCATACAGCGCCAGCCCCAGATCCACACAGGCGATAAACACTACGTACAACGCCACGCAGCAAACCAGTAATCGTTTCTGGAACGGGTAGCCCTGATTGCTCTCCAGCTTTTTCAGGCTGTGTGAAGGAAAACAGAACCAGGTGACCGCCAGCAGCGCGACCAGCGTGATCAACGCCAGCGGTGCCATCTGCCCGATGAAATGCAAAAACGATAAACCGGACTTATTCCATAACAGGATGTTTTGCGGATTGCCTATCGGTGTGAGCAGCGAACCGGCATTCACCGCCAGTGCTTCAAATATGATCAACCGCGTCACCGGCAACGACGTCATTTTTTTCAGTGTGATCGTCAGCGGAATAACGATAAACAACGCCACATCGTTGGTCATAAACGTGGAAAGCACCGCCGCCGCCATCACCAGAAACAGCGCCAACCTGCGTTCATTATCAATGGCGTTGATCATCTTGCGGCCAACAAAATCAAAATAGCCGCTGACCTCAACGCCTTTGGTCAGCATCAGTAATCCCAGCAATGTGACGATGGTGTCCCAGTCAACAAACTGCGGGAACTGAAATATTTTTGCAGGCTGAAACAGGGTCAGTGCGATACCCAGCACAATCAGCAGATGCAAAAATCTGTCCCGTAAAAAAGGTTTCAATACAGTGCCAAACGCCGCTATCAACATGGTTATTCTTCGCTGAACAAGATGCGCTGACGTTACCCGAAGAATCCAACCTCTGCCACTGCAAAAATGATTTCTCCGCGACATCGCGCAAAAAAAACGAGGCTCATACAGAGCCCCGTCATGATGTTGCGGCACGTCCCGCAAATTGTTTATGTCACGTCACGTCCGCGCAGGTTTAACCGACAGCAGACTGGACTTTCACTGCACGCCTGTTTCTCTGCCAGCGGAAAACATCTATCAGCAGAAAAATCACCAGACTCGCCCCCATCACCGGCAGGGAAATCGCCAGCCCGAGAGTGATGACAAAAATCGGGCATTGCAGACTGAACGGCACGGTTCTCCAGGTTTGTAACAGCGTAACAGCCGGATTACTGGCGTCATTACTGACCGTTCTGCGCAGCCACCACAGACGATATCCCCAGGCAATCATCACGCAAAGCCCGATTCCAAAAATCACCAGAATGGCCTGATTCCAGATACCGAAGAGAATCCCCATATGCGCATCCACACCCCAGCGGGTCAGTTTGGCGAGCAGAGGAAAATCAGCAAAACGGGTGTGATCGACAATCTGCATCGAACGGGGGTCGACTGAAACCGCATCAACCTGCGTCGGCCAGCTGCGGTCCACTTCCGTCACCGTCCAGGCTTTACCGGCTGAATAAGCCGGGCGAATTTCGATTTTATGCGCCTCAATCCCCGAATCACGCGCCGCCTGAACAACGGCATCAAAAGCCGGAGAAGAAACTGTTACAGCCTGCGGCACAGCAGGCATTGCGTGTTCTGACATGTTCATTCCCGGCATATCAGGCATGTCTGCCATTTGCGCATGATGCTCCGCATGTTCATCGGCCGGTACAGCCTCTGCCAGCGGATCCAGACTGGTTTTCACGGCAGGCGTCATCCAGCCCATATAAGCGCGCAGTACGCCAATATTGTCTCCAGCCCATTGTGACCACGTCAGACCGGTAGCGGAGAAGAACAGCAAGCCCGCCAGTAATATCAGGCCGAGCGAGCTGTGCCAGCGGCGGCTGTGCTGCTGTTTCTCGATTTTCTCACTCAGCTTGCGCGGCGTACGGGATTTGCGGCTGGTCAGCCAGAGGACGACTCCGCCAAGCGCGGCAACCCATAGCCATGAAGCGGCGAGTTCGCTGTAAATGCGCCCTGCATCGCCCAGCAACAGGCCACGATGTAAATCATCCAGCCAGGTACGGAAAGGCAAAATACCGCTGGTGCCGTACACCGTCATGTCGCCTTTCACCGCCAGCGTGATGGGATCGATAAAAATCGCACGGCTTTTGGATGCCCCGAGTTGCGGATCAGAAAACATCACCCGCGTCGTTTCCCCCTCGAACGGTGCCGGTCTGACCGCATAAATCTT
The Rahnella variigena genome window above contains:
- the truA gene encoding tRNA pseudouridine(38-40) synthase TruA, with protein sequence MSDEVIADVGAAPVAGRVALGVEYNGSAYFGWQRQQGAASVQECLEKALSRVANTPIVVFCAGRTDAGVSATGQVVHFDTPVLRKDAAWTMGVNTHLPKDIAVRWCANVSEDFHARFSATARRYRYVIYNNRYRSAILHTGVTHVHMPLDVEKMQLAGQALLGENDFTSFRASQCQSRTPWRYVMHLNVSRHGNYVVVDIKANAFVHHMVRNIVGSLVEIGAGNQPVGWMSELLAAKDRNLAAATGKPEGLYLVSVDYPEKFALPQVNMGPLFLED
- a CDS encoding aspartate-semialdehyde dehydrogenase — encoded protein: MSDGWNIALLGATGAVGDALLELLADRQFPVGELFPLASERSAGQTVRFNGKSLRVQQASEFDWSQVQLAFFVAGSEASALYAEEAANQGCLVIDSSGLFSLEHDIPLVVPGVNPDALSHYRNRNIVAVADSLTSQLLTAIKPLTEQAGLSRLHVTSLLSVSALGKAAVDDLAGQSARLLNGIPAEEGIFSKQLAFNLLPLVSDEEGSVHQERRLVDQVRKVLQDEGLPISVSCVQSPVFYGHAQVVHLEGLRPLSAEEARAELERIDDINLSDEDDFPTQVSDASGNANLSIGCIRNDYGIPELLQFWSVADNVRFGGALMAVETAEKLINEYWY
- the pdxB gene encoding 4-phosphoerythronate dehydrogenase PdxB; the protein is MKILVDENMPYAVELFSRLGNVQAVPGRPIPQDALNDADALMVRSVTKVNESLLAGKPVKFVGTATAGTDHVDDAWLASAGIGFSAAPGCNAIAVVEYVFSSLLILAQRDGFQLRDKTVGIIGVGNVGSRLNARLEALGVRTLLCDPPRADRGDAGEFWPLEKLVAEADILTFHTPLNMSGPYATHHLVDADLLARLPADRILINACRGEVVDNAALLDALSGNKKLTAVLDVWEPEPDLSLALLDKVAIGTAHIAGYSLEGKARGTTQVFEAFSQFIGQPQTVPLESLLPAPEFAEVTLSGALSEAKLLRLIHLVYDVRRDDRPLRRVAGKPGEFDKLRKFYEERREWSSLRVICDDAATADVLKKLGFNSQLG
- a CDS encoding AraC family transcriptional regulator — translated: MLSPRTAPPRYYPPLPEKMPVTLLFRGEIVEGNSEYVRHSHPWSQIICVKSGVLAMLVNGQRYLAPREFAIWVPAGVEHSSYNRKTTRFCAIDIAPELDTDLPAEPCLLTPTAIFNAIADDCFSRNMTEPQTEADLRMCRVLLDQISLAPRQNTYLPTSENKLLAPVLNALEKNPADNTSLAQWAKQVYTTERTLSRRCQQELGMSFAQWRQRLRFLHSISLLEQGKTVHDVSLDLGYSSSSAFIAMFQQISGTTPQRFRNDR
- a CDS encoding DMT family transporter, yielding MNALFPLFAVLIWSLNAVVSKASASAIDPAAISFYRWLLALVTLTPFVLPGLLRNLQAVKQYWWKLLILGLLGMVLYQSLAYYAAHSVSALFMGILNSLIPLLTVLIGLVVLRIVPTVGVALGSIISLGGLLWLVSAGDPSQLLQHGIGKGELMMFAASASYALYGVLTKRWAIPLPNWQSLYVQIIFGVLLLLPNFLLASDVSLNAHNIPLVLFAGIPASIIAPFLWIQGVIRLGANKASIFMNLSPIFTAVIAVLFLHEQLHSYHLIGGGITLAGVILAQRLRKPLYSRKPPAAQKDLG
- the flk gene encoding flagella biosynthesis regulator Flk; its protein translation is MQPLSGPGMPVGDNRTQPQGQTVPAKTGAELPLTPVQRTTLEKLIVKLMALMPVKSAEIWASLRHELSLPHGAEITSQQFPQAESLLQGKLTQAQDSHASRQLMVQLTELLPQGNNRQAVSDFIRQNFGHTVLSQLTHSQLQQVLDLIQTRQMNIPQPQQTPVTDRPLLPAEHNSLQQLVTRLSAATGEAPVKVWQTLFTLVGVKVGEPIPAKHFQVLSQFLQVKASLSQQTTAPTLTTLLSVLKQPASTHEIHQLTEYADNRFSATLSTPLNQAQISDLIGVLFSQRVDRSPRAHETDDVFTTVSRIDPQPIMNPLIAMLPPSMQAIGGKPLLFIAFVVVVILLWIVF
- a CDS encoding rhodanese-like domain-containing protein; its protein translation is MQQESYVLGFAPPSPEISAAYLLSKLSFYTDAADVAADLQNEVSGIVVIDTRSAEHYARGHVPGAVSFPHKLMTAESTRELSKRQVYVTYCDGIGCNGSTQGAYKLATLGFRVKEMIGGLDFWIRDQHPLATGEERGNYSKAQAPDDCGCV
- a CDS encoding PLP-dependent aminotransferase family protein, with product MPASPLPSALITLFENTAATASGTPAGLRDRLCAALRQAINTGALAGGARLPSSRMLAADLKLSRVTVEAAYAQVEAEGYLQRQTGRGTFVSASLPDTRVSRKNKTATSGLSRLSARGHNMVATGGCRDPLSPVPFAAGSPDLRAFPLKIWKQITARQLRAQGERLLGYGDPQGYQPLREAVASYLQQSRGVLCSPEQILITTSSQQALQLLAMLLVDPGDTVWLEQPGYLGARNAFASAGADIRAIHVDSQGMAPEPDLPVPRLIYLTPSHHYPTGVSLSLPRRLHLLDYAKRHASWIIEDDYDSELHYDARPLPAMQGLDKHQQVIYLGTFSKVLFPSLRLAYVVLPPALVAPMVTLRTVNDGHSSQLMQAVTAEFMQAGHFASHLRFTRQLYHSRRDHLLDQIRQKVEWLRPQIAAGGLQLAARLPAGQEQYFSELAARAGIETPRLSPLFFGNTGQHQDGWLLGFSALTPAEITAAVNRLASLKVAVI
- a CDS encoding SLC13 family permease encodes the protein MLIAAFGTVLKPFLRDRFLHLLIVLGIALTLFQPAKIFQFPQFVDWDTIVTLLGLLMLTKGVEVSGYFDFVGRKMINAIDNERRLALFLVMAAAVLSTFMTNDVALFIVIPLTITLKKMTSLPVTRLIIFEALAVNAGSLLTPIGNPQNILLWNKSGLSFLHFIGQMAPLALITLVALLAVTWFCFPSHSLKKLESNQGYPFQKRLLVCCVALYVVFIACVDLGLALYGLLAVVVCFLLLARGVLLRIDWPLILVFIVMFIDVRLIVGLPVLQPAFAQIHGLPDYAHYLLSIGLSQVISNVPATILMINYLPSGALLAYAVNAGGFGLAIGSLANLIALRMANDKKIWLRFHYYSFPFLLFSGVAGWFLLALFAK
- a CDS encoding PepSY-associated TM helix domain-containing protein, with translation MNQPANLPSGAGKKMPAQAAFMALLRRVHFYIGLFVGPFIFIAALTGTLYVLTPQFENYLYSDALFTSSQGEPQPLSRQIDAALNVTGQDKKIYAVRPAPFEGETTRVMFSDPQLGASKSRAIFIDPITLAVKGDMTVYGTSGILPFRTWLDDLHRGLLLGDAGRIYSELAASWLWVAALGGVVLWLTSRKSRTPRKLSEKIEKQQHSRRWHSSLGLILLAGLLFFSATGLTWSQWAGDNIGVLRAYMGWMTPAVKTSLDPLAEAVPADEHAEHHAQMADMPDMPGMNMSEHAMPAVPQAVTVSSPAFDAVVQAARDSGIEAHKIEIRPAYSAGKAWTVTEVDRSWPTQVDAVSVDPRSMQIVDHTRFADFPLLAKLTRWGVDAHMGILFGIWNQAILVIFGIGLCVMIAWGYRLWWLRRTVSNDASNPAVTLLQTWRTVPFSLQCPIFVITLGLAISLPVMGASLVIFLLIDVFRWQRNRRAVKVQSAVG